The Streptomyces sp. NBC_00691 genome has a segment encoding these proteins:
- a CDS encoding DUF6479 family protein: MPFSTATAAETAASGSPALLLILIGVGIAVLLIAAFWWGTRRVARRKVSAGVAQPPAAEARRDSWTAPDERPDR, from the coding sequence ATGCCTTTCTCGACTGCGACCGCCGCCGAGACGGCCGCCTCCGGTTCCCCTGCCCTGCTCCTGATCCTGATCGGGGTGGGTATCGCCGTCCTGCTGATCGCCGCCTTCTGGTGGGGTACCCGGCGGGTGGCCCGCAGAAAGGTCTCCGCCGGTGTCGCTCAGCCGCCGGCGGCCGAGGCGCGGCGGGACTCCTGGACCGCGCCGGACGAGAGGCCGGACCGATGA
- a CDS encoding GH1 family beta-glucosidase, which produces MTAPAPSATAHHDALIDLLPPHFRFGAATSAFQIEGAAAEDGRTPSIWDTFCSVPGAVDNGDTGDVACDHYHRMPEDVALLAALGLDTYRFSVSWSRVQPHGRGPANPAGIGFYDRLVDELLAHGITPWLTLYHWDLPQELQDAGGWPARDTAHRFADYAELVHERLGDRVTHWTTLNEPFCSAVLGHVEGIHAPGGRSFADGVRAVHHLHLAHGLAVQRLRSAARRPLDLAVTHLLGTSRPATDSAADREAARRADALGFRFYLDPILRGRYPRDLVDDLAVRGVEIPVRDGDLEIISSPVDTLGVNYYRSMRTSGVDEHGATTDAHGIPVTRNLPHGGLPVTGLGWEVMPHDLTELLLRISRDYPGTPMVVTENGAAYEDVPDAHGFVEDSDRTAYLASHLAAVAEAGTRGADVRGYFAWSFLDNFEWAYGYDKRFGLVRVDYATQARTPKRSALWLRDTAHRVRAGAHE; this is translated from the coding sequence GTGACCGCCCCCGCCCCGTCCGCCACTGCCCACCACGACGCGCTCATCGACCTCCTCCCCCCGCACTTCCGCTTCGGCGCCGCCACCTCCGCCTTCCAGATCGAGGGGGCCGCCGCCGAGGACGGCCGCACGCCGTCCATCTGGGACACCTTCTGCAGTGTCCCCGGGGCCGTCGACAACGGCGACACCGGAGACGTGGCCTGCGACCACTACCACCGGATGCCGGAGGACGTGGCCCTGCTCGCCGCCCTCGGACTCGACACGTACCGCTTCTCCGTCTCCTGGTCCCGCGTCCAGCCGCACGGCCGGGGGCCGGCCAACCCGGCGGGGATCGGTTTCTACGACCGCCTCGTCGACGAGCTCCTCGCGCACGGCATCACCCCCTGGCTCACCCTGTACCACTGGGACCTGCCCCAGGAGCTCCAGGACGCCGGCGGCTGGCCCGCCCGCGACACCGCACACCGGTTCGCCGACTACGCGGAACTCGTCCACGAGCGCCTCGGCGACCGCGTCACCCACTGGACCACCCTCAACGAACCGTTCTGCTCGGCCGTCCTCGGCCATGTCGAAGGCATCCACGCGCCCGGAGGCCGCTCCTTCGCCGACGGGGTACGGGCCGTGCACCATCTGCACCTCGCGCACGGCCTCGCGGTCCAGCGGCTGCGCTCCGCCGCCCGCCGCCCGCTCGACCTGGCCGTCACCCACCTCCTCGGCACCAGCCGGCCCGCCACCGACTCCGCGGCCGACCGCGAGGCCGCGCGCCGGGCCGACGCCCTCGGCTTCCGCTTCTACCTCGACCCGATCCTGCGCGGCCGGTACCCGCGGGACCTCGTCGACGACCTGGCCGTGCGGGGCGTCGAGATCCCGGTCAGGGACGGCGACCTGGAGATCATCTCCAGCCCCGTCGACACCCTGGGCGTCAACTACTACCGCTCGATGCGCACCTCGGGAGTCGACGAGCACGGCGCCACCACCGACGCCCACGGCATCCCCGTCACCCGGAACCTGCCGCACGGCGGGCTGCCGGTCACCGGCCTCGGCTGGGAGGTGATGCCGCACGACCTCACCGAACTCCTGCTGCGCATCTCCCGTGACTACCCCGGGACGCCGATGGTGGTCACCGAGAACGGGGCCGCGTACGAGGACGTCCCCGACGCCCACGGCTTCGTCGAGGACTCCGACCGCACCGCCTACCTCGCGTCCCACCTCGCGGCCGTGGCGGAGGCCGGCACCCGGGGGGCCGACGTCCGCGGCTACTTCGCCTGGTCGTTCCTGGACAACTTCGAGTGGGCGTACGGCTACGACAAGCGCTTCGGGCTCGTCCGGGTCGACTACGCCACCCAGGCCCGTACGCCCAAGCGCAGCGCCCTGTGGCTCCGCGACACGGCCCACCGCGTCCGGGCCGGCGCGCACGAGTGA